In Nitrosophilus labii, the following proteins share a genomic window:
- the fliM gene encoding flagellar motor switch protein FliM, with the protein MSEQDFLSQDEIDALLGNDTEESVEEKSDEYPFDFSEIESIKKGGLPGLEIIYERWVKSFREEIRKIMPKINMVSKDNIYITRFNTFMSKIPLPSSYTTITMKPLKESALFVVDSRLVFTIISVLFGGPAKPFKVEGREFTKLEVQIIGDFIDTALKTFQNVWQNFYPINVEKKSIELNPSLARITSGNEKVVVVECNVEVDGYEAPIFFCFPHGMFIPIKDIIYTEFIGEENGDWENRLKNRLNLLNVKVTLELGKEKFFLKDILNWKVNDELVLNIDKDGDLALIVEKVPKFRCKLGKVKDKYAALIKGPIIKAEDE; encoded by the coding sequence ATGTCTGAGCAGGATTTCTTATCTCAAGATGAAATAGACGCACTGTTAGGAAATGATACAGAAGAGAGTGTCGAAGAAAAAAGTGACGAATATCCTTTCGATTTTAGCGAGATAGAGAGTATAAAAAAAGGCGGGCTTCCCGGTCTTGAGATCATTTATGAAAGATGGGTAAAGTCTTTCAGAGAAGAGATAAGAAAAATTATGCCTAAAATAAATATGGTTTCCAAAGATAATATTTACATAACCAGATTTAATACTTTTATGTCAAAAATCCCGCTGCCTTCAAGCTATACGACTATAACTATGAAACCTTTGAAAGAGAGTGCTCTTTTTGTAGTAGATTCAAGACTGGTTTTTACGATCATTAGTGTTTTGTTTGGTGGTCCAGCTAAACCTTTTAAAGTGGAAGGAAGGGAGTTTACAAAACTTGAAGTGCAGATTATTGGAGATTTTATAGACACTGCTCTTAAAACTTTTCAAAACGTTTGGCAAAATTTTTATCCTATAAATGTCGAGAAAAAATCGATAGAACTAAATCCCTCTCTTGCAAGAATAACTTCGGGTAATGAAAAAGTTGTGGTAGTCGAGTGTAACGTGGAAGTTGATGGATATGAAGCACCGATATTTTTCTGTTTTCCCCACGGTATGTTTATACCTATCAAAGATATAATTTATACAGAGTTTATAGGTGAAGAAAACGGAGACTGGGAAAATAGATTAAAAAATAGATTAAACTTATTAAATGTAAAAGTAACATTAGAGCTTGGTAAAGAGAAATTTTTTCTAAAAGATATACTAAATTGGAAAGTAAATGACGAATTGGTTTTAAATATAGATAAAGACGGAGATTTGGCACTTATAGTCGAAAAAGTACCTAAGTTTAGATGTAAATTAGGTAAAGTAAAAGATAAATATGCGGCTTTAATAAAAGGGCCCATAATAAAGGCTGAGGATGAATGA
- the fliG gene encoding flagellar motor switch protein FliG, producing MEEKKNGKIKGLQKAAIFLSALPEEKSVKIFKNLKEHEIEKLIKAFLTVETPTKEQLKAVLDEAYEYLRQVSPVKLAPDHLKKILEQALPPDVLERLLEETFSSQEGKQIFRELEKLDSKAVANIIKNEHPQVIALILSQIKPSKAAEILQFIPKRVGVTNVQEEVIQRIASIEKISNQTLKVVANTLEEELSSMGAGKEEVLSGIDIAAEIVNALPKETQQEILDDIKKENEVLATNIEERMFKFEDIIKLDNKAIIEILKNVDKNVLLVALKGASEEILNKFLANMSKRAAEMFVEDMEVLGPMKKSEVEKAQKKIIEEIKALINKGVIDYGSGEEYV from the coding sequence TTGGAAGAGAAAAAAAACGGTAAGATTAAGGGACTTCAAAAAGCTGCTATATTTTTATCGGCACTTCCTGAAGAAAAAAGTGTAAAGATTTTTAAAAATTTGAAAGAGCACGAAATAGAAAAGCTTATCAAAGCCTTTTTAACTGTTGAAACTCCTACAAAAGAGCAACTAAAAGCGGTTTTAGATGAAGCTTACGAATATCTTAGACAAGTCTCACCTGTAAAACTTGCTCCTGATCATTTAAAGAAAATTTTAGAGCAGGCTTTACCGCCAGATGTTTTAGAGAGATTGCTCGAAGAGACTTTTAGTTCTCAAGAGGGTAAACAGATATTTAGAGAGCTTGAAAAACTTGATTCTAAAGCGGTAGCCAATATTATAAAAAATGAACATCCTCAAGTTATAGCATTGATTCTTTCGCAAATAAAACCTTCAAAAGCTGCAGAGATTTTGCAGTTTATCCCTAAAAGAGTAGGAGTAACTAATGTACAAGAAGAAGTTATTCAAAGAATAGCCTCTATTGAAAAGATTTCAAATCAAACCTTAAAAGTAGTTGCTAATACGTTAGAAGAAGAACTATCATCGATGGGAGCTGGAAAAGAGGAGGTACTGAGTGGTATAGACATAGCGGCTGAAATAGTAAACGCACTTCCAAAAGAGACTCAACAAGAGATTTTGGATGATATTAAGAAAGAGAATGAGGTGCTTGCTACTAACATTGAAGAGAGAATGTTTAAATTTGAAGATATTATTAAACTTGATAATAAAGCTATTATCGAAATACTTAAAAATGTCGATAAAAATGTTCTTCTTGTCGCTTTAAAAGGGGCATCTGAAGAGATTTTAAATAAATTTTTAGCAAATATGTCTAAACGTGCCGCAGAGATGTTTGTAGAAGATATGGAAGTTTTAGGACCTATGAAAAAAAGTGAGGTGGAGAAAGCTCAAAAGAAAATTATAGAAGAGATAAAAGCTCTTATAAATAAAGGTGTTATAGATTATGGAAGTGGAGAGGAGTATGTGTAA
- a CDS encoding chemotaxis protein CheA, producing MKIEFNEDMREIFDEFMLEAEEILENLDQELVELENDPSDKELLNKIFRGMHTLKGGAGFLGLESIIELAHKVESIFDKLRNDEMSLDSDKMDIILEGIDTLKNAIVTLKEEHEIPEKEDIADILNKLDNLLEGKILSSENHNNEETFNEPQTQEKEDLISNDSDNEYEVVFKENVDPTVQEIIKKYPNINFKEILDELILQPPEERDMELIEKIDKLIEEGKDVNDLVLEIRKKEPIVNQVVNDKNEEKQEEKRENLKKDKEMEKENFKPKKSLKKEETETIRVDIDRVEVLMNLVGELVLDRNRIVKLASRFSNIDKESDVAEELNEAIAGMSRSVSDLQEAVMKLRMQPVKRIFSKFPRIVRDLAKKLGKKINLELEGEDTEIDRSILNKLEDPLIHLVRNSIDHGIEIPDVRKAAGKSETGTIKLAAFQEGDRIIVSIEDDGKGIDPEIIKKKAIEKGLIKPEQAENMSDKEIYELIFLPGFSTAEQLSDVSGRGVGMDVVASTIHALRGTIEIDSEPGKGTKITMKLPLTVAIIRTLMVGSNDRVFAIPIFSVAEIIQYNPNDIKDVGHYKSLMLRDKVYLLFNLNELFELEQDGEEKFVIIINVGEKSIAIAVNELYGEEEIVIKPLGKLLSNVHGIAGATITGDGKVVLILDINSLINDKKSELTGVI from the coding sequence ATGAAAATTGAATTTAATGAAGATATGAGAGAAATTTTTGATGAATTTATGCTTGAGGCAGAAGAGATCTTAGAAAATCTGGATCAAGAGCTGGTAGAACTTGAAAATGATCCTTCAGATAAAGAACTTCTAAATAAAATTTTTAGAGGAATGCATACTCTAAAAGGTGGGGCGGGTTTTTTAGGTCTAGAGTCTATTATAGAATTAGCACATAAAGTAGAGAGCATTTTTGATAAGCTAAGAAATGATGAAATGAGTCTCGACTCAGATAAAATGGATATCATTTTAGAAGGGATTGATACTTTAAAAAATGCCATCGTTACGTTAAAAGAAGAACATGAAATCCCAGAAAAAGAGGATATTGCAGATATTTTAAATAAGTTAGACAATCTTCTTGAAGGAAAAATACTTTCTTCAGAAAATCATAATAACGAAGAAACTTTCAATGAGCCCCAAACCCAGGAAAAGGAAGATTTAATAAGTAACGATTCAGATAATGAGTATGAAGTTGTGTTTAAAGAAAATGTTGACCCCACAGTACAAGAGATAATAAAAAAATATCCTAATATAAATTTTAAAGAGATTCTTGATGAGCTTATTTTACAACCTCCAGAAGAAAGGGATATGGAACTAATAGAAAAAATAGACAAACTTATAGAAGAGGGTAAAGACGTAAACGATTTAGTCTTAGAAATAAGAAAAAAAGAACCTATAGTTAATCAGGTAGTAAATGATAAAAATGAAGAGAAACAAGAAGAAAAGCGTGAAAACCTAAAAAAAGATAAAGAGATGGAAAAAGAGAACTTTAAACCTAAAAAGAGTTTGAAAAAAGAGGAGACTGAAACAATAAGGGTAGATATCGATCGAGTAGAAGTTTTAATGAATCTAGTCGGAGAGCTGGTTTTAGATAGAAACCGTATAGTAAAACTAGCTTCAAGATTTTCTAATATCGATAAAGAGTCAGATGTTGCAGAAGAGTTAAATGAAGCGATAGCCGGAATGAGTAGATCTGTAAGCGATCTTCAAGAAGCCGTTATGAAACTTAGAATGCAACCTGTTAAAAGAATTTTTAGTAAATTCCCTAGAATCGTTAGAGATCTTGCAAAAAAACTTGGAAAAAAAATAAATCTCGAACTTGAAGGTGAAGATACTGAGATAGATAGATCTATTTTAAACAAACTTGAAGATCCTCTCATTCATCTTGTAAGAAACTCCATAGATCACGGAATAGAAATCCCTGACGTCAGAAAAGCAGCGGGAAAAAGTGAAACCGGAACAATAAAATTGGCAGCATTCCAAGAAGGAGATAGAATCATTGTTTCTATAGAAGACGATGGGAAAGGTATAGATCCTGAAATTATAAAGAAAAAAGCTATTGAAAAAGGACTAATAAAACCAGAACAAGCAGAAAATATGAGTGATAAAGAGATTTATGAGTTAATATTTTTACCTGGTTTTTCCACGGCTGAACAGCTTAGTGATGTTTCAGGAAGAGGGGTAGGTATGGATGTTGTGGCATCCACAATTCATGCTCTAAGAGGAACAATAGAAATCGATAGTGAACCTGGTAAAGGAACAAAAATAACGATGAAACTCCCTTTAACAGTAGCTATTATAAGAACATTAATGGTAGGCTCAAACGATAGAGTTTTTGCTATACCTATCTTTAGTGTAGCAGAAATAATACAATATAACCCAAATGACATAAAAGATGTAGGGCACTATAAATCTTTAATGTTAAGAGATAAAGTATATCTACTTTTTAATCTAAACGAACTTTTTGAACTAGAACAAGATGGAGAAGAGAAGTTTGTTATAATCATCAATGTAGGAGAAAAAAGTATAGCTATAGCTGTAAATGAACTTTACGGAGAAGAGGAGATAGTGATCAAACCTCTTGGAAAACTTCTAAGCAATGTTCACGGAATTGCAGGAGCCACTATTACTGGAGATGGAAAAGTAGTACTAATACTTGATATAAATTCATTAATAAATGATAAAAAAAGTGAACTTACAGGAGTTATATAA
- a CDS encoding chemotaxis protein CheW: MAEMEVLGIKEYSNEYSKNDERVISFKLNEELIGIDIKKIVKITKKLDITPVPKTKKFILGVINLRGNIVPVVDLKKMLDLSDEKEDEQKFILVIDSELGNIGLMVDEIEGANTIELSDIQPAPINAIGIDSKYITGVVMAKDEESDEKRLLILLDIDKLFSNEEKNSEET; the protein is encoded by the coding sequence ATGGCTGAAATGGAAGTATTGGGTATTAAAGAGTATTCTAACGAATATTCAAAAAATGATGAGAGGGTTATCTCATTTAAGCTAAACGAAGAACTAATAGGTATAGATATAAAAAAAATAGTTAAAATCACCAAAAAACTGGACATAACTCCTGTACCTAAAACAAAAAAGTTTATCTTAGGCGTCATTAATCTAAGAGGAAACATTGTTCCAGTCGTAGATTTAAAAAAGATGTTAGACTTATCGGACGAAAAAGAAGACGAACAAAAGTTTATTTTAGTTATCGATTCTGAATTAGGCAATATAGGTTTAATGGTTGATGAAATAGAAGGTGCAAATACTATAGAGTTGAGCGATATTCAACCAGCCCCTATAAACGCAATAGGTATAGACTCCAAATATATTACCGGCGTTGTAATGGCAAAAGATGAAGAGAGCGATGAAAAAAGACTTCTTATACTGTTAGATATTGATAAACTTTTTTCAAACGAAGAAAAAAATTCTGAAGAGACATAA
- a CDS encoding chemotaxis protein — MNTKEILPKILETGANELEIIDFRMHEKLEDGSVYEWILGVNVAKVKEVIQKPESIFKTPGLPPEVEGVSKIREDVVPIVNLARWMNIKEPEDKKGKYVIVMEFLREIIGIVIHDAKRIRRIKWTDINKPPASIDEKLGGKVVGVIEVEGGKLLLLLDFEGILDELGMIKVFHIDEAQEESSSEEKYNILILDDSPVARKIIRDILEKDGHKVFEVQSGIEGLKFLEDMEQEAKAKGLDITDKIQLIISDIEMPGMDGLTFTKKVKEHPVFSKIPIVINTSLSDKATVDKTKLVKADAHLVKFDTKDLLHIVHQYAIKK, encoded by the coding sequence ATGAATACTAAAGAGATTTTGCCAAAAATCCTTGAAACCGGTGCAAACGAACTAGAGATAATAGACTTTAGAATGCATGAAAAACTAGAAGACGGCTCGGTTTATGAATGGATACTTGGAGTAAACGTTGCAAAAGTAAAAGAGGTAATCCAAAAACCTGAAAGTATTTTTAAAACTCCAGGGCTTCCTCCAGAAGTTGAAGGTGTTTCAAAAATAAGAGAAGACGTTGTACCTATAGTAAACCTTGCTAGATGGATGAATATAAAAGAGCCGGAAGATAAAAAAGGAAAATATGTAATCGTAATGGAGTTTTTAAGAGAAATTATTGGTATAGTCATTCACGATGCTAAACGTATCAGACGAATAAAATGGACTGACATTAACAAGCCACCGGCAAGTATAGACGAAAAACTAGGTGGAAAAGTTGTGGGAGTTATAGAAGTCGAAGGTGGAAAACTACTTTTACTTCTTGATTTTGAAGGTATTTTGGATGAACTAGGAATGATAAAAGTATTTCATATTGATGAAGCTCAAGAGGAATCATCATCTGAAGAGAAATACAATATTTTGATATTAGATGATAGTCCAGTTGCTAGAAAAATCATAAGAGATATTCTAGAAAAAGATGGACATAAAGTTTTTGAAGTACAAAGTGGTATAGAAGGATTAAAATTTTTAGAAGATATGGAGCAAGAAGCAAAAGCAAAAGGTCTAGACATAACAGATAAAATTCAACTTATTATAAGCGATATAGAGATGCCCGGTATGGATGGTTTAACATTTACAAAAAAAGTTAAAGAACATCCTGTATTTTCCAAAATACCGATAGTTATAAATACATCTCTTTCTGATAAAGCTACTGTTGATAAAACAAAACTTGTTAAAGCAGACGCTCATTTAGTAAAATTTGACACAAAAGATTTACTGCATATTGTTCATCAATATGCTATAAAAAAATAG
- a CDS encoding chemotaxis response regulator CheY → MALPDRNIRILVVDDMATMRRIIKNLLNQLGYKNIDEAEDGLAGLQKLRNGKYDFVITDWNMPNMTGLEMVQEIRKDPNLKHLPILMVTAEAKKENVIMAIKAGVNNYIVKPFPAEVLKEKMEKIFAARK, encoded by the coding sequence ATGGCATTGCCAGATAGAAATATAAGAATTTTAGTTGTTGATGATATGGCTACGATGAGAAGAATCATAAAAAATCTTCTAAATCAACTTGGATATAAAAATATAGACGAAGCTGAAGATGGACTTGCAGGTCTTCAAAAACTTAGGAATGGAAAATATGATTTTGTCATAACTGATTGGAATATGCCGAATATGACTGGTCTTGAAATGGTACAAGAGATAAGAAAAGACCCAAATCTTAAACACTTACCTATACTGATGGTAACGGCAGAAGCAAAAAAAGAAAACGTTATCATGGCTATAAAAGCGGGAGTAAACAACTATATAGTTAAGCCTTTTCCAGCTGAAGTATTAAAAGAGAAAATGGAAAAGATATTTGCCGCAAGAAAATAA
- a CDS encoding CZB domain-containing protein produces MTKKQEDNTRNLSKEIEDINEELNQVRALAESLSKQIIDSVEHSKTGYDILSKEFDAPYTKILNAINDHAVFLTDITKVLDDGISKEFQDYTSCNFGKWYYSNQAFNELRKYGDEVLSILKDIEPHHKEVHNLAHETLRLKKEKKSDELFDTINKLAKSSNKLISELMKIYIIITSKERERLSE; encoded by the coding sequence TTGACAAAAAAACAAGAAGACAATACAAGGAACTTATCTAAAGAGATAGAAGATATAAACGAAGAGTTAAATCAAGTTAGAGCTCTTGCTGAGAGCTTAAGCAAGCAGATAATAGACTCAGTTGAACACTCTAAAACCGGTTATGATATCCTTTCAAAAGAGTTTGATGCACCATATACTAAGATATTAAACGCGATAAACGATCATGCTGTATTTTTAACTGATATAACCAAAGTATTAGATGATGGTATCAGCAAAGAGTTCCAAGACTATACCTCATGCAATTTCGGTAAATGGTACTACTCTAATCAAGCTTTTAACGAATTGAGAAAATATGGTGACGAAGTTTTGTCGATACTAAAAGATATAGAACCGCATCATAAAGAGGTACATAACCTAGCTCATGAAACTTTAAGACTTAAAAAAGAGAAAAAGAGCGACGAACTTTTTGATACAATAAACAAACTGGCAAAATCTTCAAACAAGCTAATCTCCGAATTGATGAAGATATATATCATAATTACTTCAAAAGAGAGGGAAAGACTTAGCGAATAA
- a CDS encoding methyl-accepting chemotaxis protein: MYKNVYNKRGIEPKNIESKFEIDELFFSTTDLKGTIISGNDVFIRVSKFSKEELIGKPHNKIRHPDMPRAVFKAVWETIKQGKPFVGYVKNMAKDGSYYWVLACIYPMFDEERNIKKFLSIRLKPTSDIFKIIPDLYQDVLKYEHREGIDAALEYLLNKIKKLGFENYEEFSKKAFLEEMSSREKLLIKNIEVSNKLIVAFESQNDYLSDRLSSLQSTFLRLNRYYTNIYNKVNIFLDMNQELSEKSRFVFQLAEEIRLLSLNASIESYKIKKEGVSFSTLSQEMRKNAEYSERQIIRLTELINETNKDIEETSFNILSCKLQIDMIVYFLKEMLQKLSIESISEEEEKEINENMSDLFELLRFYSDKLSKNVYDSKSKLRNIFYNIKDLNVLINRLDFIHINGLIESAHSGSDGGSFTIIFSQMLKLVEAAKNQIINLETNITAATEENLHIDITTNLIEERLLKLEKKYEDLFS, translated from the coding sequence ATGTATAAAAATGTTTATAATAAAAGAGGAATTGAGCCTAAAAATATAGAATCAAAATTTGAAATAGATGAACTCTTCTTCTCTACAACAGATCTTAAAGGGACTATCATTTCTGGAAATGATGTCTTTATTAGAGTTTCTAAATTTTCAAAAGAAGAGCTTATCGGTAAACCACACAATAAAATCCGTCATCCAGATATGCCAAGAGCAGTTTTCAAAGCTGTTTGGGAAACTATTAAACAAGGAAAACCTTTTGTTGGTTATGTTAAAAATATGGCAAAAGACGGAAGTTACTACTGGGTACTTGCATGTATATATCCTATGTTTGACGAAGAGAGAAATATAAAAAAATTTCTCTCCATAAGACTTAAGCCAACTTCAGATATTTTTAAAATTATTCCCGATCTTTATCAAGATGTATTAAAGTATGAACATAGAGAGGGAATTGATGCTGCTTTAGAATATCTGTTAAACAAAATAAAAAAGCTTGGATTTGAAAATTATGAAGAATTCAGTAAAAAAGCCTTTTTGGAAGAGATGAGTAGCAGAGAAAAACTCCTAATCAAAAACATAGAGGTTTCCAACAAATTAATTGTAGCTTTTGAAAGTCAAAATGACTATTTGTCAGATAGGCTATCCTCTTTGCAATCCACTTTCCTTAGATTAAACAGATATTATACTAACATTTACAATAAAGTAAATATCTTTTTGGATATGAACCAAGAACTCAGCGAAAAATCTAGATTTGTTTTTCAACTTGCAGAAGAGATAAGACTGCTTTCTTTAAACGCCTCAATAGAAAGCTACAAAATTAAAAAAGAGGGAGTCTCTTTTTCAACGTTGTCTCAAGAGATGAGGAAAAACGCCGAGTACAGCGAAAGACAGATTATAAGACTCACCGAACTTATAAATGAAACAAATAAAGATATAGAAGAAACAAGTTTTAATATTCTCTCATGCAAATTGCAAATTGACATGATAGTATATTTCTTAAAAGAGATGCTCCAAAAACTATCCATTGAGTCTATTTCCGAAGAGGAGGAGAAAGAGATAAATGAAAATATGAGCGATCTATTTGAGCTTTTAAGATTTTACTCCGATAAACTATCTAAAAATGTTTACGATTCTAAAAGTAAACTAAGAAATATCTTCTATAACATAAAAGATTTGAACGTTCTTATAAATAGACTCGATTTTATCCATATAAACGGTCTTATAGAATCGGCTCACAGTGGAAGCGATGGTGGAAGTTTTACTATAATATTTTCCCAAATGTTAAAACTAGTAGAAGCAGCAAAAAATCAAATAATAAATCTAGAAACAAATATAACAGCGGCTACTGAAGAAAATTTACATATTGATATTACAACCAATCTTATAGAGGAAAGACTTTTAAAACTTGAAAAAAAGTATGAAGATCTTTTTTCATAA
- a CDS encoding ParA family protein codes for MKKYKIAILNTKGGVGKSTASMQLIVPYLYKKSCFPISYFEFDDENEDAISFDKSRLIWIEKVNVTGVDLREQLRDILLLENSICMDVGANKTTVYVMDALIDSGMIHALDLVVIPLMDGELDAVSAINVYHKVKEANPDLKTVFVLNRWNENRELESQFDLFLGDKYGFFDTKGLINYIEEKDRNYIVLADSDAIKYSRGFGITLWELANQVENIDELLKNAIKNGATKEEIKKLSFKKALKKDCEVYSEKILNNAFKKLDDILG; via the coding sequence ATGAAAAAATATAAAATTGCCATACTCAATACTAAAGGCGGTGTGGGCAAGAGTACTGCGAGTATGCAGTTGATTGTTCCTTATTTATATAAAAAAAGCTGTTTTCCTATCTCATATTTTGAGTTTGATGATGAAAATGAAGATGCTATATCTTTTGATAAGAGCAGACTTATTTGGATAGAGAAGGTTAATGTAACCGGTGTTGATTTAAGAGAGCAGTTACGAGATATTTTGCTTTTGGAAAACAGTATCTGTATGGATGTAGGTGCAAATAAAACTACGGTTTATGTGATGGATGCTTTAATAGATAGTGGTATGATACACGCTCTTGATTTAGTTGTTATACCTTTGATGGATGGTGAACTTGATGCTGTAAGTGCTATAAATGTCTATCATAAAGTTAAAGAGGCAAATCCCGATTTAAAAACGGTTTTCGTACTTAATAGATGGAACGAAAACAGAGAGCTTGAGTCTCAGTTTGATCTTTTTTTGGGAGACAAGTACGGTTTTTTTGATACAAAAGGACTTATAAACTATATAGAGGAAAAAGATAGAAACTATATAGTTTTAGCAGATAGTGATGCTATAAAGTATTCGAGAGGTTTTGGAATAACTCTTTGGGAATTGGCAAATCAAGTAGAAAATATTGATGAACTTCTTAAAAATGCAATTAAAAACGGAGCAACAAAAGAGGAGATAAAAAAACTTAGTTTTAAAAAAGCATTAAAGAAAGATTGTGAAGTCTACAGCGAAAAAATTTTAAATAATGCTTTTAAAAAGTTAGACGATATTTTAGGATAA
- a CDS encoding Mrp/NBP35 family ATP-binding protein: protein MLNEQKVNEVLSTVTYPGFTKDIVTFGFVKKVELDGDRVFVELDITSSAPEVAQQLRDEITKKLEIQGAKEVIVSIKQPQMPRETSSRGKNIAPQIKNFVMVSSGKGGVGKSTTTVNLAIATAMQGKKVGILDADIYGPNVPRMMGIVGVQPEVVGNKVKPIMAYGVEVMSMGVLMEEGQSLIWRGAMIMKAIEQFLRDILWSDLDVLFIDMPPGTGDAQLTLAQSVPVTAGVTVTTPQMVSLDDSRRSLDMFKKLHIPIAGIVENMSGFICPNCSTESDIFGKGTAVDVALEYGTSVLGQIPIEPAIREGGDAGKPVVYHHPESETAKRFHIAADNLWKFIEKINEEGGVSNEAIQPTTPPGVSACSTGGSHT from the coding sequence ATGCTAAACGAGCAAAAAGTAAATGAGGTATTAAGTACGGTTACATATCCGGGATTTACGAAAGATATAGTAACCTTTGGTTTTGTAAAAAAAGTAGAGTTAGATGGCGATAGAGTTTTTGTAGAGCTTGATATTACCTCAAGCGCGCCCGAAGTTGCACAACAGCTAAGAGATGAGATAACGAAAAAGCTTGAAATACAGGGCGCAAAAGAGGTTATAGTATCTATAAAACAGCCTCAAATGCCAAGAGAGACATCTAGTAGAGGTAAAAATATTGCACCGCAGATCAAAAACTTTGTTATGGTTAGTAGTGGTAAGGGCGGTGTTGGTAAATCCACAACAACAGTTAATCTGGCAATTGCTACTGCTATGCAAGGTAAAAAAGTCGGTATTTTGGATGCGGATATTTATGGTCCCAATGTTCCTAGAATGATGGGAATAGTAGGTGTTCAACCAGAAGTTGTCGGAAATAAAGTAAAGCCTATTATGGCTTATGGTGTTGAAGTTATGAGTATGGGAGTTTTGATGGAAGAGGGGCAGTCTCTTATCTGGAGAGGCGCTATGATAATGAAAGCTATAGAGCAGTTTTTAAGAGATATCCTTTGGAGTGATCTTGATGTTCTTTTTATAGATATGCCTCCAGGAACCGGAGACGCACAGCTAACTTTGGCTCAAAGTGTTCCAGTTACGGCTGGGGTGACAGTAACAACTCCGCAGATGGTAAGTTTGGATGATAGTAGAAGAAGTTTGGATATGTTTAAAAAATTACATATTCCAATTGCAGGAATTGTTGAAAATATGAGTGGTTTTATATGTCCAAATTGTAGTACTGAAAGTGATATTTTTGGAAAAGGCACGGCTGTAGATGTGGCATTAGAATATGGTACAAGTGTTCTTGGGCAGATTCCGATTGAGCCTGCTATTAGAGAGGGAGGAGATGCAGGAAAACCGGTAGTATATCATCATCCTGAGAGTGAAACGGCTAAAAGGTTTCATATTGCGGCAGATAATCTTTGGAAGTTTATCGAAAAAATTAATGAAGAGGGTGGAGTAAGTAACGAAGCTATACAACCCACCACTCCTCCAGGCGTAAGCGCTTGTTCTACAGGTGGTTCGCATACCTGA